Within uncultured Methanoregula sp., the genomic segment CTGATGAAGTGATTCTCGTTGTCAACCCAGAGCTCTCCTCGATTGTCGATGCGCTCAAGACCAAAATCCTTACCGAAGTAGTTGGAGGACACGTCAAGGGTGCGATCATCAATAGGGTTGATCAGGATAAGGCGGATATCGTAACCCGGAAGATGGAAAAAGTCCTGGGGGTACAGGTGATCGGGATTATACCCGAAGATCCCAATATCCGTCGCTCCTCATCTTCAAAGACTCCGATTGTCATCAAGTTCCCGAACTCCCCCGCCTCAAAAGCAATCCGGAAGATTGCTTCTGATATGATAGGTATAGCCTATAAGGAAGAGGCAGTTGCCCCACAGGATGAAGGATTCATAGAACGATTCACAAAAGCCCTTTTCAGGAAAAAAACGCAGCGGTAACATCCCGGGTTTATTGTCCTGATCCCGGTTTATCAATATGCACGCCGACTTGATCCACCTCAGCACCGGATAGTGAGCATGCGATATCTGTTTTTAGACCGGATGACGTTACAGAGATTCCTGCATTGTAACCGGGCCTGTTTTAAAGAGAGGACCGGTCAGATTATTTTTGCCATCTTTATCTGATCGAGACTTTTTTCCCGGATATGCATTAATACGCCGATGAGTGCGTGGTGATCATCCTTGACTGGGCGCACCGCGACGCTGACCTTCCGGCTCTTGTTGGTCCGGGTGACTATGGAGGTATTGAACTCATGCATGATAACAAGCATCTGTTTTACCACTTCTGTCACGGGATCTTTCAGTTCCTCACTGGTCTGGTCATTGACGAGCATGAGTACGTCTCTCCAGTGATGCATCAGGATCTGCTTCTCAGGGAGATCCAGAAGTCGCGGGGTATAGGGGTTGAAAAAAATAATGTTTCCCCTGGTATCAAGGACAAGGATCGCATCAAGTGCTTCGGTGATCTTTTTTGGCTTCCCAATCGGGTATGCGTCAAGGTACTTCTTTCGGAACGTATGATTGTAGAGGGCGAGTTCAACGTTTGATCCCAAGTCCTTGTCCGTGAAGGGCTTGAGGATATAGCCGAGGGGCTGGGATTCTTTGGCACGTTCGAGCAGGGTGTCATCGTAATGAGCGGTCAGGAAGATGATCGGATAGTGGAAGAGCTGGAAGATATATCTCGCTGCCGCCACTCCGTCAAGTTGTCCGCTGAGCGTAATATCCATGATGACGAGATCCGGCTCCAGCTCCGCAGCCTTCCGGATTGCTTCCTCGCCGGAGCCAACCTTCCCGACGACCGCATAACCCTTGCGCTCCAGCATCGTTGTGATCAGGTTGGCGATGATTTCATCATCTTCCACAATGAGAATTCGGGGTATCGGCGGCATGGGTCTACCTTGGAGCTGAAGCGTTACTCGTTTTAAGTAGGTAAAATAAATATTTAAAACAGGTCATCCGGCTTTATTTATTGGTGATAGTAAAGACGCAATGATCATCGCCTTTGGACCGGCACATGATTTCACGGGCCTGGACCCTGATACCAAAGGATCCCTCGACAATGCCGGCAAGGAGCCCGGCAGTGCAGTAACAGACATTCTTCCCGGTATTACCAAACGATTCCGACTCAACGGTATGTTCGAGTGTCATGGTCTTGGTCTTTGT encodes:
- a CDS encoding response regulator gives rise to the protein MPPIPRILIVEDDEIIANLITTMLERKGYAVVGKVGSGEEAIRKAAELEPDLVIMDITLSGQLDGVAAARYIFQLFHYPIIFLTAHYDDTLLERAKESQPLGYILKPFTDKDLGSNVELALYNHTFRKKYLDAYPIGKPKKITEALDAILVLDTRGNIIFFNPYTPRLLDLPEKQILMHHWRDVLMLVNDQTSEELKDPVTEVVKQMLVIMHEFNTSIVTRTNKSRKVSVAVRPVKDDHHALIGVLMHIREKSLDQIKMAKII
- the minD gene encoding cell division ATPase MinD, which translates into the protein MVKVYTIASGKGGTGKTTVSVNLGTMLAELGKETYLMDADIGMANVGLVLGLQDAPVTLHEVLAGKGNIADAIYEGPAGLKVIPSGISLQGFQQADPDRIRDVLTDIVKRCEFLLIDAPAGISKDGVVPLAVADEVILVVNPELSSIVDALKTKILTEVVGGHVKGAIINRVDQDKADIVTRKMEKVLGVQVIGIIPEDPNIRRSSSSKTPIVIKFPNSPASKAIRKIASDMIGIAYKEEAVAPQDEGFIERFTKALFRKKTQR